One part of the Eptesicus fuscus isolate TK198812 chromosome 20, DD_ASM_mEF_20220401, whole genome shotgun sequence genome encodes these proteins:
- the CD68 gene encoding macrosialin — MKFAVLFLGAVLGLLAAQGTGKDCPHKKSATLLPSFTVTPTATESTTSPGTTSHRTTKSHSTTTTGTSHGPTTATHNPVTMTSHGNTTVHPTSNSTATSPGSFTSSPHPGPPPPSPSPSPGSKAAVGDYTWTNGSLPCVRLQAQIQIRILYPTQGGREAWGISVLNPNKTTPQRGCEGAHPHLLLSFPYGQLIFGFKQEPLQSTVYLNYVAMEYNVSFPQATQWTFSVQNSSLRELQAPLGQSFSCRNASIILSPAFHLDLLFLKLQAAHLTPTGAFGPSFSCPSDQSTWLPLIIGLIALGLLTLVLVIFCISRRRSPAYQPL, encoded by the exons ATGAAGTTTGCTGTGCTTTTCCTGGGGGCTGTGCTGGGCCTACTAGCAG CCCAGGGGACAGGGAAGGACTGTCCTCATAAGAAATCTGCCACTCTGCTACCATCCTTCACGGTGACGcctacagctacagagagcacAACAAGCCCTGGAACAACCAGCCACAGAACTACCAAGAGCCACAGCACCACCACCACAGGCACCAGCCATGGGCCCACAACAGCCACTCACAATCCTGTCACCATGACAAGCCACGGGAATACCACAGTTCATCCAACAAGCAACAGCACCGCCACCAGTCCAGGATCCTTCACCAGTTCGCCCCACCCAGGaccacctccaccctctccaagtcccagcccaggctccaAGGCAGCTGTAGGAGACTACACTTGGACTAATGGTTCCCTGCCCTGTGTCCGTCTCCAAGCCCAGATTCAGATTCGAATTCTGTACCCAACCCAAGGTGGAAGAGAG GCCTGGGGCATCTCTGTACTGAACCCTAACAAAACCACGCCCCAGAGAGGCTGTGAGGGTGCCCATCCCCACTTGCTTCTCTCATTCCCCTATGGACAGCTCATCTTTGGATTCAAGCAG GAACCACTGCAGAGCACTGTTTACCTGAACTATGTGGCTATGGAGTACAATGTGTCCTTCCCGCAAGCAACCC aATGGACATTCTCAGTTCAGAATTCATCCCTTCGAGAACTCCAAGCCCCGTTGGGCCAGAGCTTCAGTTGCAGAAATGCAAGCATCATTCTTTCACCAGCTTTCCACCTCGACCTGCTCTTCCTGAAGCTACAAGCTGCTCACCTAACCCCTACAGGGGCCTTTGGGCCAA GTTTTTCTTGTCCCAGTGACCAATCTACATGGCTGCCTCTTATCATCGGCCTGATCGCCCTCGGCCTCCTCACCTTGGTGCTTGTTATCTTTTGCATCTCCCGGAGACGTTCACCCGCCTACCAGCCCCTCTGA